The genomic segment ATCGGCTTTCGCGAGGACCGACATCCAGTGCCGGCGATCCTGATGGTCCTGGGGGGAAACTGGGTGTGGCTCGGTGTTCATCGCTGCCCGTCGATCTTCGTGATGGGCAGCCTTCAATCACGGTTGTGCGAAGCCTTCATGACAGTTCGCCGACAGGCGGTGGGCATCCCCTCACCCCGCGTGCAAGCACTGGGGCGAGGGGGCGCGGGGTCACGCGACCGCGCAGTGCAGATCGCCGATGCCGGCGATATGGCCGTGCAGCACGTCGCCGCGCTGGACGGGGCCGACGCCCGATGGCGTGCCGGTGAAGATCAGGTCGCCGGTCGCGAGCGCGAACAGGCCGGAAAGATAGGAGATCACTTCCGGCACCTTCCAGATGAGCTGGTTGAGATCGCCGTCCTGGCGCATCTCGTCATTGACCTTGAGCCAGATCGCGCCGTCCGCCGGATGGCCGATCTCGCCGGCCGGAGCGATCGGGCCGATGGGCCCCGACTTCTCGAACGCCTTGGCAACCGCCCAGGGCCGGCCCGCCTTCTTGGCCTCCGCCTGAAGGTCGCGGCGCGTCATGTCGAGACCGACCGCATAGCCGTAGACATGGTTGAGCGCGTCCTCCACCGGGATGTCCTGCCCGCCGCTCTTCAGCGCGACGACGAGCTCTATCTCGTGATGGACGTCGGTCGTCGCCGGAGGATAGGGGAAGGCGCCGCCGCCGGTCACGAGATTGTCGGGGTTCTTCTGGAAGAAGAAGGGA from the Kaustia mangrovi genome contains:
- a CDS encoding fumarylacetoacetate hydrolase family protein; the protein is MTDTAHPGGATAADRYVVAPPPVAAVPVAGTDRLFPVHRVYCVGRNYAAHAVEMGHDPDKEHPFFFQKNPDNLVTGGGAFPYPPATTDVHHEIELVVALKSGGQDIPVEDALNHVYGYAVGLDMTRRDLQAEAKKAGRPWAVAKAFEKSGPIGPIAPAGEIGHPADGAIWLKVNDEMRQDGDLNQLIWKVPEVISYLSGLFALATGDLIFTGTPSGVGPVQRGDVLHGHIAGIGDLHCAVA